From the genome of Aquila chrysaetos chrysaetos chromosome 12, bAquChr1.4, whole genome shotgun sequence, one region includes:
- the MUTYH gene encoding adenine DNA glycosylase isoform X2: MLQQTQVATVIDYYNRWMQKWPTLQALAQASLEEVNELWAGLGYYSRGKRLQEAARKVVSELAGRMPRTAEELQKLLPGVGRYTAGAIASISYGQATGVVDGNVIRVLCRLRCIGADSSSPAVIDRLWDMANALVDRSRPGDFNQALMELGATVCVPKAPLCGECPLKQHCRARSRVEKELAFASQKLFGKPAPVPDVEDCGVGGCPLCPPAAEPWDSSLGVTNFPRKAAKKQPRAVRTATCVLERRGCHGAPEYLIVQRPSSGLLAGLWEFPSLTLAQDLQEEKQREALADHLQAWTGQPVAARSLRFIGEVIHIFSHIHQTYVVYSLPVDGDMMLDPALSPSRWVTEEEFHASAVSTAMKKVLKAHEKQRGKESSPGKGSKRKRGAKTQGAGSTCAGTQLSLRAFLQAPTAP, from the exons ATGCTCCAGCAGACGCAGGTGGCTACAGTGATCGACTACTACAACCGCTGGATGCAG AAGTGGCCGACGCTGCAGGCTCTGGCGCAGGCGTCCCTGGAG GAGGTGAACGAGCTGTGGGCTGGACTTGGCTACTACTCGAGAGGGAAGCGTCTTCAGGAGGCAGCAAGGAAG GTGGTGTCCGAGCTGGCCGGCCGGATGCCCAGGACggctgaagagctgcagaagctgctgccagGGGTGGGCCGATACACGGCAGGAGCCATTGCATCCATCTCATACGGGCAG GCTACCGGCGTTGTGGATGGGAACGTGATCCGGGTCCTGTGCCGCCTGCGGTGCATCGGTGCCGACTCCAGCAGCCCGGCCGTCATCGACCGGCTCTG GGACATGGCCAATGCCCTGGTAGACAGGAGCCGCCCGGGGGATTTTAACCAAGCCCTGATGGAGCTGGGGGCAACTGTGTGCGTGCCCAAGGCCCCGCTGTGCGGGGAGTGCCCCCTGAAGCAGCACTGCCGAGCACGGAGCAGG GTGGAGAAGGAGCTGGCCTTCGCCTCTCAGAAGCTGTTTGGAAAACCCGCCCCAGTGCCTGACGTTGAGGACTGTG GTGTTGGGGGCTgccccctgtgccccccagccGCGGAGCCGTGGGACAGCAGCCTGGGGGTGACCAACTTCCCCCGGAAAGCAGCGAAGAAGCAGCCGCGGGCAGTGCGAACGGCCACGTGTGTGCTGGAGCGGAGGGGCTGCCATGGGGCCCCGGAGTACCTCATCGTGCAGAGACCCAGCTCGG GTCTCCTGGCTGGGCTCTGGGAGTTCCCAAGTCTCACGCTGGCTCAGGAtctgcaggaggagaagcagagggaggCACTGGCAGATCATCTCCAGGCCTGGACAGGGCAGCCCGTGGCAGCCAGAAGCCTGCGGTTCATCGGAGAG GTCATCCACATCTTCTCTCACATCCACCAGACGTATGTGGTCTACTCCCTGCCCGTGGACGGGGACATGATGCTGGACCCTGCCTTgtccccatcccgctgggtgaCGGAGGAGGAGTTCCATGCCTCGGCTGTGTCCACAGCCATGAAGAAG GTGCTGAAAGCACACGAGAAGCAGCGCGGGAAGGAGAGCAGCCCTGGCAAG GGCTCCAAGCGGAAGCGGGGGGCAAAAAcgcagggagcaggcagcacctGCGCTGGGACACAGCTCTCCCTCCGCGCCTTCCTCCAGGCACCGACTGCCCCGTGA
- the MUTYH gene encoding adenine DNA glycosylase isoform X1 has product MSQLRAAAAAGRGLRRSGGRAAPPAGQSRKGASSRGGAPAPAPAPPPAQHLFSDPAEIEALRGNLLAWYDKCKRDLPWRTLAAAEPDADRRAYAVWVSEIMLQQTQVATVIDYYNRWMQKWPTLQALAQASLEEVNELWAGLGYYSRGKRLQEAARKVVSELAGRMPRTAEELQKLLPGVGRYTAGAIASISYGQATGVVDGNVIRVLCRLRCIGADSSSPAVIDRLWDMANALVDRSRPGDFNQALMELGATVCVPKAPLCGECPLKQHCRARSRVEKELAFASQKLFGKPAPVPDVEDCGVGGCPLCPPAAEPWDSSLGVTNFPRKAAKKQPRAVRTATCVLERRGCHGAPEYLIVQRPSSGLLAGLWEFPSLTLAQDLQEEKQREALADHLQAWTGQPVAARSLRFIGEVIHIFSHIHQTYVVYSLPVDGDMMLDPALSPSRWVTEEEFHASAVSTAMKKVLKAHEKQRGKESSPGKGSKRKRGAKTQGAGSTCAGTQLSLRAFLQAPTAP; this is encoded by the exons atGAGCCAGctccgggcggcggcggcggctggcaGGGGTCTCCGGCGGAGCGGCGGGAGGGCGGCCCCGCCTGCGGGGCAGAGCAGGAAGGGCGCGTCGTCCCGCGGAG GGGCCCCAGCTCCAGCGCCTGCTCCGCCGCCAGCCCAGCATCTCTTCAGCGACCCGGCTGAGATCGAAGCCTTGCGCGGGAACCTGCTCGCTTGGTACGACAAATGCAAGCGGGACCTTCCCTGGAGGACACTG gcagcagctgagccGGATGCCGACAGACGGGCGTACGCAG TGTGGGTGTCTGAGATCATGCTCCAGCAGACGCAGGTGGCTACAGTGATCGACTACTACAACCGCTGGATGCAG AAGTGGCCGACGCTGCAGGCTCTGGCGCAGGCGTCCCTGGAG GAGGTGAACGAGCTGTGGGCTGGACTTGGCTACTACTCGAGAGGGAAGCGTCTTCAGGAGGCAGCAAGGAAG GTGGTGTCCGAGCTGGCCGGCCGGATGCCCAGGACggctgaagagctgcagaagctgctgccagGGGTGGGCCGATACACGGCAGGAGCCATTGCATCCATCTCATACGGGCAG GCTACCGGCGTTGTGGATGGGAACGTGATCCGGGTCCTGTGCCGCCTGCGGTGCATCGGTGCCGACTCCAGCAGCCCGGCCGTCATCGACCGGCTCTG GGACATGGCCAATGCCCTGGTAGACAGGAGCCGCCCGGGGGATTTTAACCAAGCCCTGATGGAGCTGGGGGCAACTGTGTGCGTGCCCAAGGCCCCGCTGTGCGGGGAGTGCCCCCTGAAGCAGCACTGCCGAGCACGGAGCAGG GTGGAGAAGGAGCTGGCCTTCGCCTCTCAGAAGCTGTTTGGAAAACCCGCCCCAGTGCCTGACGTTGAGGACTGTG GTGTTGGGGGCTgccccctgtgccccccagccGCGGAGCCGTGGGACAGCAGCCTGGGGGTGACCAACTTCCCCCGGAAAGCAGCGAAGAAGCAGCCGCGGGCAGTGCGAACGGCCACGTGTGTGCTGGAGCGGAGGGGCTGCCATGGGGCCCCGGAGTACCTCATCGTGCAGAGACCCAGCTCGG GTCTCCTGGCTGGGCTCTGGGAGTTCCCAAGTCTCACGCTGGCTCAGGAtctgcaggaggagaagcagagggaggCACTGGCAGATCATCTCCAGGCCTGGACAGGGCAGCCCGTGGCAGCCAGAAGCCTGCGGTTCATCGGAGAG GTCATCCACATCTTCTCTCACATCCACCAGACGTATGTGGTCTACTCCCTGCCCGTGGACGGGGACATGATGCTGGACCCTGCCTTgtccccatcccgctgggtgaCGGAGGAGGAGTTCCATGCCTCGGCTGTGTCCACAGCCATGAAGAAG GTGCTGAAAGCACACGAGAAGCAGCGCGGGAAGGAGAGCAGCCCTGGCAAG GGCTCCAAGCGGAAGCGGGGGGCAAAAAcgcagggagcaggcagcacctGCGCTGGGACACAGCTCTCCCTCCGCGCCTTCCTCCAGGCACCGACTGCCCCGTGA
- the TOE1 gene encoding target of EGR1 protein 1 yields MFPFQRPAPARGQIGGGGPAHLPRGKTNPLAADRNRASRAGRERGTWGGKGDRGERAASGQPRRQKPRERRGAAAAAMARWRVPVVDVQNDNFTELWPSMVLALRTATFVAVDTELSGLGARKSLLSPCIEERYRAVCSAARTRSVLSLGVACFKQLPEKSENTYLCQIYNLTLLCMEDYVVEPQSVQFLVQHGFDFNKQYSQGIPYHKGNDKGNENQSQSVRTFFLELIRAKKPLILHNGLIDLVFLYQCFYAHLPDNLGTFTADLSEMFPAGIYDTKYASEFETRFVASYLEYAYKKCKRENCKLKDSSGLHLTVEFCNYPANMSCYIDYRHCSLEEESHNVGGGNKVPVCEKFSAYGWCPKGAKCPQSHNIDLIIDEDDKLWEEKRKKRKHKWKRQKNTEELAKVFEQESSGKETELAQNGEEGPPRKQSCYEPAAATELAEITPNSEGRPLEENSTDMEPEVSSDTSMQREEELGSTEGTAAQVAAAVSPSAKGNVSDSDQVEGKSEVPTGVDSVNHPDIPKTKAACAAEKETHGPPSQGGTHRAGFDAFMTGYIMAYVWMLKKGKNTDVGAGAWLPDCHNKLYLSGKSVPLQIVKSLFSKSSKAHSQKMKLAWASG; encoded by the exons ATGTTTCCCTTCCAgcgccccgcccccgcgcggGGACAAATCGGAGGGGGCGGCCCCGCCCACCTTCCGCGC gggaaaacaaaccCGCTGGCGGCTGACAGGAATCGGGCCTCCCGGGCGGGCAGGGAGCGCGGGACGTGGGGCGGGAAGGGCGATCGGGGGGAGCGGGCAGCCAGCGGACAGCCGCGTCGGCAGAAGCCCCgggagcggcgcggggcggcggcggcggccatgGCGCGGTGGCGGGTGCCTGTGGTGGACGTGCAGAACGACAACTTCACGGAGCTGTGGCCCTCCATGGTGCTGGCGCTGCGCACCGCCACCTTCGTCGCCGTGGACACG GAGCTGAGCGGCCTCGGCGCCAGGAAGTCGCTGCTGAGCCC GTGCATCGAAGAGCGGTACCGGGCCGTCTGCAGCGCGGCCAGGACCCGGTCCGTCCTGTCCCTCGGCGTCGCCTGTTTCAAGCAGCTCCCGGAGAAG TCCGAGAACACGTACCTCTGCCAGATCTACAACCTGACGCTCCTCTGCATGGAGGATTACGTTGTCGAACCGCAGTCGGTGCAGTTCCTGGTGCAGCACGGCTTCGACTTCAACAAGCAGTACTCCCAGGGGATTCCTTACCACAAGGGCAACGACAAG GGCAATGAGAACCAGAGCCAGAGCGTTCGGACTTTTTTTCTGGAGCTCATACGAGCAAAGAAGCCTCTCATTCTCCATAATGGCCTGATCGATCTGGTTTTCCTGTACCAGTGCTTCTATGCTCACCTCCCAGACAACCTCGGCACCTTCACCGCTGACCTTTCGGAAATGTTTCCAGCAGGAATATACGACACCAAGTATGCTTCAGAGTTTGAGACTCGCTTTGTAGCATCCTACTTGGAGTACGCTTACAAGAAGTG CAAGCGAGAGAACTGCAAGCTGAAGGACTCCAGTGGCCTGCACCTCACCGTTGAGTTCTGCAACTACCCTGCCAACATGTCCTGTTACATCGACTATCGCCACTGCTCtctggaagaagaaagccaCAACGTGGGAGGGGGAAATAAGGTGCCTGTCTGTGAGAAATTTTCG GCCTATGGCTGGTGTCCAAAAGGGGCGAAGTGTCCACAGTCTCATAACATTGACCTCATAATTGATGAGGATGACAAGCTTTGGGAGGAGAAGCGGAAGAAACGGAAGCACAAATGGAAGCGTCAGAAGAACACAGAAGAGCTTGCAAAGGTGTTTGAACAGGaaagctcagggaaagaaaCTGAGCTAGCTCAGAATGGGGAGGAGGGACCACCACGAAAACAGAGCTGCTATGAGCCTGCAGCTGCTACAGAGCTCGCAGAGATCACACCTAACAGTGAGGGCAGGCCACTGGAGGAGAACTCCACGGACATGGAACCAGAAGTCAGCTCAGACACCAGCATGCAACGggaagaggagctggggagcaCCGAAGGAACTGCTGCCCAGGTAGCAGCTGCTGTGAGCCCTTCTGCCAAGGGAAATGTCTCTGACAGTGACCAAGTGGAGGGGAAGTCAGAGGTTCCCACTGGGGTGGACTCAGTCAACCACCCAGACATCCCCAAGACTAAAGCAGCAtgtgctgcagaaaaggaaaccCATGGGCCACCTTCACAGGGGGGCACACACCGAGCTGGCTTTGATGCATTCATGACTGGCTACATCATGGCTTATGTCTGGATgctcaagaaaggaaaaaacacagatgtTGGTGCAGGGGCCTGGTTGCCAGACTGCCACAATAAATTGTACCTCAGTGGGAAATCAGTGCCACTTCAAATAGTGAAGAGCTTGTTTTCTAAATCTTCCAAAGCTCACAGCCAGAAGATGAAGTTGGCCTGGGCCAGTGGATAG